AGGCCTCACTGGCCTAGTCTTCGTGATGCTTCGTCGCCGCTAGGTTTTGCCGCACAAGTAATTTTTATATTAGGGGAACGGTCACCTTATAGATAGGGGAGTGATCGTTTGAGTCCGGCATGCTGATCCAGTGTGCCGGACTTTTTTTTGTGCCAATACTCTGAATTTGGTTAAATGACCGATAGCGGAATGTTGGATATTGTGTGATAGTGTATCAGACTTCCCAAATAAATACCCTGTATGATAATTGTCCTTAAGAGTTTTAGGTCTGTGTTCGCTTGCTTCGCTATCGTCTGGAGCATGCTCGTTTTTAGCGATTCGCTGCTTACGAGGGCACATGCAGATAGTTCAGAGTTGCGACCGAATATTCTGTGGCTAACGAGCGAAGATAATAACATCGATTGGGTCGGATGCTATGGCAACCCGCAGGCCGATACGCCGCATATCGATGCCTTGGCTCGGGAGGGCTTTCGATACCAGCACGCCTATGCCAGCGCCCCGGTTTGTGCGCCATCGCGTGCCACTTGGATTACTGGTATTCATGCCCTCTCCATGGGCACACACCCGATGCGCAGTCGATATGATATTCCGCATGATCAAATCAGCTATTATCCCGACCTGCTCAAGGCGAACGGCTACACTGTCGGCAATTTTCAAAAGACCGACTATAACATAGGCGGGCGCAAGGATTCTGAGTGCTGGGATCGGCATGGCAGGGTTCAATGGAATCAGCTCAAAGCGAAACAGCCCTTTTTTCAGGTCATCAATTTCATGTCCTCACACGAAAGCCGTGCGCAAGGCTCGGTGGAGGGCACAAAACATGATCCGTCCGATGTTCACTTACGCGCCTATCATCCTGACTTGCCGGAAATTCGTAAAAACTACGCGAAGTATTACGATGCGGTCAAAAAAATGGATCGGGAAGTCGGCGCCGTCTTGAAGCAGCTCCAGGCGGCGGGACTCGCAGAGAATACGATCGTCATCTACAATTCCGATCACGGCGGCGTGCTTCCGCGCAGCAAGCGCTTCCTCTTTGATAGTGGCCTGCATTGTCCACTTGTGATCCGCATTCCGGAAAAGTTTAAATCACTCTGGCCGGCCGCACAACCAGGCATGCAAATCGACCGCCTCGTCAGCTTTGTCGATATGCCCAAAACATGGCTCAGCATCACTGGCTCCAAAGTCCCGGAAGTGATGCAAGGGTCTGTGTTTTTGGGTGCGGACACGGAGCCGGAGCCGGAATGCGTCTTTGCCTATCGTGGTCGCATGGGGGAGCGCTTTGATAATGCCCGTGCCGTTTGCGATAAACGCTATCTCTATATTCGAAACTACATGCCTTATGTGCCTTGGATGCAGTGCGCTGAGTATCCTTGGAAGATGAAAGCGTCGCAGGTATGGGAAGCACATGTTCAGGCGGGGGAGGCCAGT
The nucleotide sequence above comes from Coraliomargarita algicola. Encoded proteins:
- a CDS encoding sulfatase, whose translation is MLVFSDSLLTRAHADSSELRPNILWLTSEDNNIDWVGCYGNPQADTPHIDALAREGFRYQHAYASAPVCAPSRATWITGIHALSMGTHPMRSRYDIPHDQISYYPDLLKANGYTVGNFQKTDYNIGGRKDSECWDRHGRVQWNQLKAKQPFFQVINFMSSHESRAQGSVEGTKHDPSDVHLRAYHPDLPEIRKNYAKYYDAVKKMDREVGAVLKQLQAAGLAENTIVIYNSDHGGVLPRSKRFLFDSGLHCPLVIRIPEKFKSLWPAAQPGMQIDRLVSFVDMPKTWLSITGSKVPEVMQGSVFLGADTEPEPECVFAYRGRMGERFDNARAVCDKRYLYIRNYMPYVPWMQCAEYPWKMKASQVWEAHVQAGEASEVQSRWFAPKGCKEELYDLQNDPDNVENLIADPALGEVVDRMRTRLRSWQESIHDAALLPEADMVQRAAKHGVTIYEMVRDPQLYDLSALLDAADLALEQNADNLPRLRALLDSEDSGLRYWGIVGCFLLNDQQAGLKCLRDESREVRAMAAWILVNTGMPEPGLECLQGMLVEQSYATLKILNVIDWIGEDAAVLQSTVQSLNVEDYEARIRSTIPDKLIIEHEHTD